In Campylobacterota bacterium, the sequence CAGGAAAAGACAGTTGCACGAGGCCAGCACGACGTTGGGCTCGTTCACCGCGGCCATCGCCGCGAAATCGGCGGCACTGAAAATAAAGCCGCCGTGTACCAGTCCGAGCTCGTCCGCCCGCATGACGTCGCTGGTTTCGAGCGTCACCTGCGCGTAACCGCTTTCCAGCCGTACGATATAACCGCTGAATGAGGTATTGATCCGTTCGTGCGTGTTCAGCGCCGCCTGGGGATTTGTAACCGACTGGAGCACTTCCGTCGCTGTTTCTACTGCTTCTTTCGCCAAAATTATCCTTTTTTGATCCGTACGTATCCCCGTTTGGGCGCGGGATACCCCTCTACTGTTTTGCTATTATCGGCCGGATCGAGAAAATCTTCAAGACTTTGCGACTCGATCCAGTCGGTTTTGCGCTGTTCATCGGAGGTTGTTACCACCGTTCCCAGCACCTCGAATTCTTTAAACCCGGCCCGGATGCACCAGTTTTCCAGTGCTTTGAGCGTAGGGACGAAATAGACGTTGGAAATTTTGGAATAGCTTTCCGAGGGGCACAGCGCGACCGCTTCGTCGCCGTCGATGATGAACGTATCCAGATAGACTTCTCCCCCTTCGGCGAGCCCCTGCCGCAACCCTTTGAGCATGGCGACGGGATCGCTGCGGTGGTACAGCACCCCCAGGCAGAAGATGACGTCGAATTTTTCCTCGTAATACGGCAGGTGTTCAACCCCCAAAAGCTCGTAAACGATGTCGGTTTTCGCAAACCGGTTGATCAGATCGAACTGCGTCTTAAAAAGTGCGGAAGGGTCGAATCCGACCATTTTTGCGGGAGCGTCTTCGAGAAAACGGAACATGTAATAACCGTTGTTGCAGCCGATGTCGGCGACTTTTTTGCCGCGCAGGTCGAAATGGGGGCGGAGAAAGTTGTATTTCATGTCCGAACGCCATTCGGTATCGATCAAAAGTCCGAAAAGGTCAAACGGCCCTTTGCGCCAGGGCATCATCATCCGTGCGACTCTTTCGAGTTCCGCGGCGTCGATCTCTCCGCCGCCGCGAAGGGCGACCGTATTCTGCGACGAAAGTTCGGCCCTGAAATCGGGAAGGACGGCGAGTGCTTCGCGCAAAGGCGCGATGTTTTTCCACTCCATCCATTTCATCCGTTCGGCGCGTATCGCGTTTAAATCCATTCCCTCTCCTGTCCGGGCCTTTGAGCTGCTTTTCGTATCCGAAAGCCCGAAATTTTAGCCATATTAGGCTAAAATCACCCTATGCGTATCGAAAAAAAAGCCACCCTCGTCTCTACCACCGTCGCCTTTATGCTGGTGACGTTCAAGCTCACCGTCGGCATCATCAGCGGTTCGGTCGCCGTTCTGGCCTCCGCTATCGACTCGCTGCTGGACATGGTCGTTTCGACCTTCAACTATTACGCCCTGCACAATGCCGAAAAACAGCCGGACGAATATTTCAATTTCGGACGGCGAAAACTCGAGCCCCTGGCCGCGGTCGTCGAAGGGACGGTCATCAGCCTCTCGGCCCTGTTCATCCTCTACGAAGCGATCTCCAAACTGGTTCAGGGGAGTCCCATCGAGCACCTGGATCTCTCGATCGGAGTGATGGTCGTCTCGATCGTCGTAACCGCCGCGCTGGTGGTATTTTTGCACTTTGTGGCGAAAAAAACGGGGAACATGGTCATCGAGGCCGATGCCCTCCATTACAAAACCGACCTCTTCAGCAACGCGGCGGTTCTGATCTCGCTCGCCGTCATCCACTTTACCGATTACACGTTCATCGATCCATTGCTGGGGATCGGAATCGGGATCTACATGATCTATTCGGCTTTCCCGCTGATCCGGGAAGGGACATTGATGCTCCTGGACGCGGCGCTCGACGCCGAAAGCGTCGAGAAGATCCATACCCTTTTACATAACCAGTACGACATCAGCGGCTATCACGATCTGCGTACCCGCCGTTCGGGATCGGAAATCTACATGAGCGTCCACATCGTTTTCAGCATCAGCACCTCTCTTTACGACGCCCACAAAGTGGGAGACCGTATTGAACTCGCACTCAAAAAGCTCTTTCCCGATGCAAACGTGCACGCCCTGATTCATCTGGACCCCTATGATGATTCTGAGGGAGAGTATCTAGACTGAGTGTCTGAAGAAAATGTTATTTATTATAGTATAGAATGATACAAATCATAATACAAGGATATACTTCATGAAAATTTTTCCCTTTGCTGTTGCTCTTGCCACTTCTTCGTTTCTCTGTGCCGCCGCTTTAAACGACGATCAACGGATCGCGAAAGGCGCCTCATCCTCTTCGGCTCTACTTCAAAAGCTCGGCGGAGAGGTCAAAAAGAACATGGAAGCTTCCGGAGCGGTCAAAACGCTCGAATTCTGTTCGATGAACGCCCTTCCCATGACCGATCAGGTGTCCAAAGAGAGCGGGACGAAGATCCAGCGACTCAGCCTCAAAAACCGCAATCCTCTCAACGCGGCGGTCGGGGAGGAGAAGGAGTTGCTGGAAAAATGGGAAAAAATGGTCAAAAGCGGAGAAAGTCTCCCCCCGCACACATTGAAACAACTCTCCGAAACCCGTAGCGTTTACTACAAGCCGATTCTTATCAATAACGAAGCGTGCCTGAAATGCCACGGCGACATCGCCCCGGAATCAGCGCTGGGCAAAGCGCTCAAGACGACCTATCCCGAAGACAAAGCGGTTGGATACAAAATGGGAGATTTACGGGGGATGGTAAAGGTTGAAATCGCCGAATAACCGAAGGTTCCGCCCTTCGGTATCGGCCTTCTAGCGCGCGTACTCCACGACGCGGCTTTCGCGGATGACATTGACTTTGATTTCGCCGGGAAACTGCACCTTCTGGGCGATCTCTTCGGCGATCTCGCGGGCGATCAGCGCGCTCTCGTCGTCGTTGACGCTTTGGGCGTTGACGATGACGCGCACCTCCCGCCCCGCATTGATCGCGTAGGCCTGTTTCACCCCCTCTTTGCGGGTGGCGATCTCTTCGATCTCGCTGACGCGCCGCAGGAAACTCTCCAGGACTTCGCGCCGTGCGCCCGGACGGGCGGCGGAGAGGGTATCGGCCGCACACACGGCGGCGCATTCGATACTTTTGATCTCCTCGAACCCGTGATGCGCGTAAATTGCGTTGATCACGACGGGATCTTCATTGTATTTGCGGCAGAGCTCAACGCCGATGTCGACGTGATTGCCCCCGCTTTCCTGGGTCAACGCCTTGCCGATGTCGTGCAGCAGGCCGGCGCGTCGGGCGAGTTTGAGGTCGCCCCCCATCTCCGACGCCATTATGCCCGCCAGATGGGCGACTTCGAGGGTATGCGCCAGGGCGTTTTGCCCGTAGCTCGAACGGTATTTGAGCCGTCCGACGAGTCGGACCAGTTCGTGGTGAATCCCGCTGAGTCCCAGTTCGAAAACGATGTCTTCACCTTCGCGGAGCATCGCTTCTTCAAACTCTTCGCACACTTTTTGGTACACCTCTTCGATCCGCGCGGGCTGTATCCGCCCGTCCTGGATCAGCAGCTCGACCGTCCGCACCGCAATAGCGCGCCGATAGAGGTTGAACGAGCTGACAATGATGGCGTTGGGCGTCTCGTCGATGATGATATCGACCCCCGTCACCATTTCGAGGGTCTTGATATTGCGCCCCTCTTTTCCGATAATGCGCCCTTTGAGTTCATCGTCATCGAGATGGATGACGCTGATGAGCCGCTCGGCCGCGAACTCGCCCGCAAAACGGGACGTCGCCTGCGCAAGGATATAATCGGCTTTGCGTTTGAGCTGTTCTTTGGACTGCTCCTCGAGGAGCCGCATTTCACGCGCAAGGGCGAGACGTTCTTTGTCCCGCACCTGTTCGAGAAGGATCGCTTTGGCTTCCTGCGCGGAAAGTCCCGCGCGCTGTTCCACGATCACCTGCATCTGGTCGCTTTTGCGGCGATAGTCTTCTTTTAATTTCTCCAAAGACCGCTCGTTGCGTTCGAGATTCAGACGACGGTTGTCGATTGCCGAACGCTGGGAGGAGAGTTTCTCTTCCTCGCTCTTGCGGAAACGATCGAACGTTTTTTCACGGGCGAGAATCTTTTCTTCCCGTTCCGCGAGGTCTTTTTTGACCTGTTCGTACGTTTCATCGTACCGTTTC encodes:
- a CDS encoding hotdog domain-containing protein, whose translation is MAKEAVETATEVLQSVTNPQAALNTHERINTSFSGYIVRLESGYAQVTLETSDVMRADELGLVHGGFIFSAADFAAMAAVNEPNVVLASCNCLFLAPVRSGDVVTFEATEHQKEGRKRNVTVKGFVHEIKVFEGEFKTVITERHVLRLDLMKNVE
- the rny gene encoding ribonuclease Y, with the protein product MLNELLAGGGIAVASGVVGFLISKKISAAHFDLYLEQAKAKAKAIENEAQIVLERASSRSREIEKEAQKRYDETYEQVKKDLAEREEKILAREKTFDRFRKSEEEKLSSQRSAIDNRRLNLERNERSLEKLKEDYRRKSDQMQVIVEQRAGLSAQEAKAILLEQVRDKERLALAREMRLLEEQSKEQLKRKADYILAQATSRFAGEFAAERLISVIHLDDDELKGRIIGKEGRNIKTLEMVTGVDIIIDETPNAIIVSSFNLYRRAIAVRTVELLIQDGRIQPARIEEVYQKVCEEFEEAMLREGEDIVFELGLSGIHHELVRLVGRLKYRSSYGQNALAHTLEVAHLAGIMASEMGGDLKLARRAGLLHDIGKALTQESGGNHVDIGVELCRKYNEDPVVINAIYAHHGFEEIKSIECAAVCAADTLSAARPGARREVLESFLRRVSEIEEIATRKEGVKQAYAINAGREVRVIVNAQSVNDDESALIAREIAEEIAQKVQFPGEIKVNVIRESRVVEYAR
- the cmoB gene encoding tRNA 5-methoxyuridine(34)/uridine 5-oxyacetic acid(34) synthase CmoB; translated protein: MDLNAIRAERMKWMEWKNIAPLREALAVLPDFRAELSSQNTVALRGGGEIDAAELERVARMMMPWRKGPFDLFGLLIDTEWRSDMKYNFLRPHFDLRGKKVADIGCNNGYYMFRFLEDAPAKMVGFDPSALFKTQFDLINRFAKTDIVYELLGVEHLPYYEEKFDVIFCLGVLYHRSDPVAMLKGLRQGLAEGGEVYLDTFIIDGDEAVALCPSESYSKISNVYFVPTLKALENWCIRAGFKEFEVLGTVVTTSDEQRKTDWIESQSLEDFLDPADNSKTVEGYPAPKRGYVRIKKG
- a CDS encoding cation diffusion facilitator family transporter; the encoded protein is MRIEKKATLVSTTVAFMLVTFKLTVGIISGSVAVLASAIDSLLDMVVSTFNYYALHNAEKQPDEYFNFGRRKLEPLAAVVEGTVISLSALFILYEAISKLVQGSPIEHLDLSIGVMVVSIVVTAALVVFLHFVAKKTGNMVIEADALHYKTDLFSNAAVLISLAVIHFTDYTFIDPLLGIGIGIYMIYSAFPLIREGTLMLLDAALDAESVEKIHTLLHNQYDISGYHDLRTRRSGSEIYMSVHIVFSISTSLYDAHKVGDRIELALKKLFPDANVHALIHLDPYDDSEGEYLD
- a CDS encoding DUF3365 domain-containing protein, which codes for MKIFPFAVALATSSFLCAAALNDDQRIAKGASSSSALLQKLGGEVKKNMEASGAVKTLEFCSMNALPMTDQVSKESGTKIQRLSLKNRNPLNAAVGEEKELLEKWEKMVKSGESLPPHTLKQLSETRSVYYKPILINNEACLKCHGDIAPESALGKALKTTYPEDKAVGYKMGDLRGMVKVEIAE